A stretch of the Bacillus licheniformis DSM 13 = ATCC 14580 genome encodes the following:
- a CDS encoding MarR family winged helix-turn-helix transcriptional regulator, with protein sequence MNHHRIEANLLDHAFTKYLRSSKKLDEETIPKSITSGKGFILRIIYRHGTCTIKEILQEVALSPSATTTALNHLEKEGLVIRSRNNDDRRTVWIELSQEGTRIAAQMVENRQALIDKLFGKLSEEEKKAFFAVIEKVMM encoded by the coding sequence ATGAATCACCATCGGATTGAAGCGAATCTATTGGACCATGCTTTCACGAAATATTTGCGGTCTTCAAAGAAATTAGACGAAGAAACGATTCCGAAAAGTATCACGAGCGGCAAAGGGTTTATTTTGCGTATCATTTACAGACACGGAACATGTACGATAAAGGAAATTTTACAGGAGGTCGCGCTGTCTCCATCAGCAACGACAACAGCTCTGAACCATTTGGAGAAAGAGGGTCTTGTGATCAGATCGAGAAATAACGATGACCGGCGCACCGTCTGGATCGAACTGTCGCAAGAAGGAACGAGGATCGCCGCACAAATGGTGGAAAACCGCCAGGCCTTGATCGACAAGCTCTTCGGCAAATTGTCAGAGGAAGAAAAAAAGGCTTTTTTTGCTGTGATTGAAAAAGTGATGATGTAA